The DNA segment CGGAGTCGTTCAACTTCTACACCCGCCGCAAGGTGATCACCACCCGGTGGCCGGAGCCGTCGGAGAGCCAGATCAGCCTGGGCTTCCCCACGCACTGACCCGACCGGATCGGTCGGTCGTGGCCACGGACAAGTGGCCACGGACAACGGGAGCAGACCTCGGGTCTGCTCCCGTTGTGCGTTTCGGCACGAGGCACCGCAGTCGTTGCGGCGTCTAGACTTGGTTCATGATCCGCTATCTGCCCATCGTCGTGGCGGTCGCGCTCATGATCTTCTGCATCGTCGAGGTGGCCCAGTCACCGAAGGATGCCGTGCGATTGATGCCGCGCTGGCTGTGGTTCTTCGCCATCGTGCTGCTGCCGGTGGTCGGTGCGATCCTTTGGCTGGTCTTCGGCCGCCCCACCGCCCGTACCCTGGCCGAGAACGACCAGACCAAACCGGCCTCGCCCGACGACGACCCGGACTTCCTGCGCCGACTCTGACCCCGGTCGACTCTGAACTGGCCGACTCTGAACTGGCCGATGCTGAACTGGCCGAGCTGAACCAACCGAGCCCGCACCGACCTGCCTGCACCGACCGACCCCGGGACGGGTCGGGCAGCATCGACTCGTCGGCCGAGCCCGGACCGATTGTCCGACGCACTGGCTACGGTGAGCCGATGAGTTCTCCGCAGGTCTCCAGGCCCACGATGCCCGATGGGTACGGGCTGCCCGATTCGCCAGCAGGTCTGCTCGACTGGCCCACCGTGGCGCAGCGGCTGATCGACGCCAAGCACTACTGGTTGTCCACGGTCCGCCCCGACGGCACCCCGCATTCGGTCCCCCGATGGGGAGTCTGGGTGGACGACCGGTTCTACTACGACGGCGCCCCGACCACCCGCCACGTCCGCAATCTGCAGACCAATACCGCCGTCACACTGACCCTGGAGTCCGGTGCCCAGGCGGTGATCGTCGAGGGACGCTCGGTCGCCACCTGTGCCGACCCCGAGACACTGGGTGCGCAGTTGTCGGCAGCCTTCGCCAAGTACGCCGGCGACGGCTACTCCCCCGGTGCCGACGCCTGGTCCGGCGCCGACGGTGGTGGGCTGCGGGTGATCGTGCCCGAACGGGTCCTGGCCTGGTTGGACTTCCCGACCGACTGCACCCGGTTCACCTTCGGCTGAACGCCCCGTCGCGCTCGCTCCCACGGCCGGCGGCAGGCCGACCCACGCGGGAGACCCGCAGCAGACCGGTCCGCGAGCAGACCGGTTCGCGAGCGGGGCTGGCGACAGGCACCACCCTGATCGCAGAACCACCCCGTGCCAGACCGACCAGAGACAGACCGACCCGTGACAGACCGACCCGTGACAGACCGACCCGTGACAGACCGACGGCCCGGTCGACCATCGAGGTCGATCCGGGCCGCCGAGGTTCTGCAGCCGCTCAGCTTTGTTCGTCGGGCAGCACCACCGCATCCGGCGACGGTGCGGACGAGGCTCCATCGGAGTACTTCTCCACCAGCTTCGACAGATCGACCCCGGTGGTGTTCTTGATCAACTCCATGGTCTCGACGATGTTGCCGGTGACCTGTTTGGGCAGTTCACCCGCACCGTCGGTGGACACCACGGTGAGCTTGTCGATCGCCTGCATCGGCGCCGCCACCTCGCGAGCCACCTGCGGCAGTGCCTCGACCAGCATCTGCAACACGGCCGCCTCGTTGTAGCGGGCGAAGGCATCGGCACGCTTGTTCATCGCCTCGGCCTCGGCCTCACCCTTGGCCAGAATGGCGGCCGCCTCGGCCTCACCCTCGGCCCGGGTGGCATCGGCCTCGGCGGTACGCCGGGCCCGCTCGGCCTCACCGCGCTTGGCACCCTCGATCGCCTCGGCCTCGGCCAGGGCATTACGCCGGGAACGTTCGCCCTCACCGGTCAGGCGGGACTTCTCGGCCTCGGCCTCGGCTGCGGCGATCGCGGCGGCCTTGTGCGCCTCGGCCTCCAGGATCTCGGAGTTCCGGCGGCCCTCGGCCTCGGTCTCCACCCGGTACCGCTCGGCGTCGGCGGGTTTGCGTACCTCGGTGTCGAGCTGTCGTTCCTTCAGCGCCGCCTGCCGGACGGCCACCTTCTCCTGCTCGCTCAACACCGCCTGGTCCCGATCGGCCTGGGCCAGCGGGCCGGCCGCGGCCGCCTGCGCCGAAGCCGCATCGGTCTCGGACTTGATCTCGGCCTGCTTCAGCATCAACGTCCGCTGGGCAACCGCGATCTCCTGCTCGGCAGCGATCGAGGCCTGTTCGGACTCCTGCCGGGCAGCCGCCTCGGCGATCGCCGCGACCTGTCCGACGCGGGCCGACTCCGGGCGACCGAGATCGGCCAGGTACGTACCGTCATCGGTGATGTCCTGGATCTGGAAGGTGTCGAGCACCAGCCCCTGACCGGTCAGCGAGGACTCCGACTCATCGGCGACCCGCTGGGCGAATGCGGCCCGGTCGCGGATGATCTGCTCCACGGTCAGCGAACCGACGATCGAGCGCAACGAACCCGCCAGGGTCTCCTGGGTGAAGGTCTCGATCTCGTCCTGCTGGGCGAGGAACCGCTGGGCGGCCGCACGGATCGAGTCCTCGTTGCCGCCGACCTTGACGATCGCCACCCCGTCCACGTTCAGCTTGATGCCCTGACCGGAGACGGCGCCGCGGATCTGCACCATGATCCGTCGCGAGGAGAGGTCGAGGATGTGCAGCCGCTGGACGAACGGGATCACGAAGACCCCGGCACCCATGACCACCTTCTGCCCCGACAGGTCGGTGGTGACCTCACCGGTCTCGGGGTTCTTCACCGGCTTCGCGCCCCGGCGGCCGGTGACGATGTAGGCCTCGTTCGGACCTGCGACCTTGTATCGGCGGGCGATGAAGATGATCACGATCAGGACCACCAGCACGATCAGCACGATCGGCAGGAACGCCATCAATTCGAACACTACGGTGCCTTCTTCCTGACCCCTGCCGGACAGGGGTGCGGTTGGGGTTCCCCGCAATTGCAGGGATCGTCGTCCAAGGGGTCGGCAGCGCCCGCAGCGAGCCGCCGTGTGCGGATCAGTCCAGCAACTCTGCCGGGCCGTCGGGTTCAGCCGGGTGTGTCGGGACAACCATGGCAGACGTGGCGGTCAGAACGCGATCCACCTGCACCGGGGTCCCGGACGTCAGCGGTTGCTCGGCCCGCGCGTTGAGTCGGGTCACATGTCCGTTCACGGTGACCTGCACGACCCCCAGTCCATCGCTCGGAATGTCGGTGATCACCCGCCCCCGCGATCCCACCACCGAGTCCCGGCGGACGGTCGAGGTGTCACCGGCATCGGACTTCAGCTTGGCGGTGAGGAATCCGGCCAGGGCGCCCAGACCGATCGCCGCCACCACCCCGCCGCCGATCGCGATCGGAACCGACAGGCCGAACATCAGCAGCGCGGCGGCGCCGAACCCGAAGGCGGCGATCGCGCCGGAGACACCGGCCAGGGAGAAGAAGTCACCGCCGAAGTCCTGCAGCCCGTCGAACACCTGCAGCCCGTCGAAGAAGTCACCGAGAACCATCGCGACGATCAGGATCGCGGCCCCGACACCGCCGACCACCATGAAGGCCACAGCCATCGTCATCCCCTCCCCCGCGCATCATCCTAGAGGGGTGGGGTCCGAGCGCCTGGGCCTGATCGCCGCGGTGTCCCACCGCTGATGTGGCTCCAGATCGGATTTCGGTCCCGATTCGGTCCGGTTCGGGCAACTGGAGCCACTGCAGCGGTGTTCACGGTCAGTGAACGTGACCAACCCGGCGGCGGGCGAGACCGAAGCACGGCAGGATGGAGCCATGGCATCCGATCCCTCACCCGAACGCGAGATCCTCACCTACGCCACCTTCGGCAGCGCCATCCGAGAGCTCGCCCAGACCGTGGCCGATTCGGGGTACGAACCCGACATCGTCTTGTCGATCGCCCGCGGCGGGCTGCCGGTCGGCGGCGCCCTGGGCTATGCACTGGGGGTGAAGAACGTGTCGGTGGTCAATGTCGAGTTCTACACCGGTGTGGACGAGCGTCTGGACCTGCCGGTGATGCTGCCGCCGACACCGGATGTGGTCGACCTGGCCGGTGCCAAGGTGCTGATCGCCGATGATGTCGCCGACAGCGGCAAGACCCTGGAACTGGTCCGCGCCTACTGTGCCGATCAGGTCGCCGAGGCACGTACGGCGGTGCTGTACACCAAGCCGCGATCGATCATCCAGCCCGAGTACAGCTGGAAGGACACCGATCAGTGGATCGTCTTCCCCTGGTCGGCCGAACCGCCGGTGACGGCCAATGCCGTGCAGACCGAGGCCTGACCCGCCGACCCCGGCGTCCGGGTCGGGGCCCGACGCCCAGGTCCGATCCGACGCCCAGGTCCGAACCCACGCCCGGGTTGAGACGATTCGTAGACTGAGCCCATGAGTCAGGCGCTGAGCACCCGCGGATCCACCGAGGGCGTCCTCGCCCGAGCCCTGCCACCGGCTGTACTGGCCGCCCTGATGTGGGTCAGTGAACTCATCGACACCGTCCTCGGCGGATTCCTTGATCGGTTCGGGATCCAGCCCCGGGACGTCGACGCGCTGCCCGGCATCCTGGCCGCGCCGTTCCTGCACGGCGACCTGGCCCACCTGATCGCGAACACCGGCACGTTCGTCGTACTCGGCATCGGGGTCGCCCTGCTCACCCGCCACTTCTGGTCGGTGACCATCGGGGTGACGGTTCTCGGCGGTCTCGGAGTCTGGCTCCTCGGCCCCCCGAACACCGTGCACATCGGCGCCAGCGGCGTGATCTACGGGTACCTGACCTTCCTGGTCTGCTACGGCTTCGTCGCCCGCAAGACACTGGCTATCATCGTCGCCGTCGCCGTCTTCCTGCTCTACGGCGGGATCGTCTGGGGCGTCCTTCCGGGCACCCCGGGAGTCTCCTGGCAGGGCCACCTGTTCGGTGCCATCGCCGGCGTGCTGTTGGCGATCTGGTTGGGCCGCCGGGACCGGCGCAAGCGCACCCCCTCGCTCGGCCACTGAACGGCCCCGCATCCACCGAGGATGCAGGGCCGCTCTCGGCTGACGCTCAGGCCTTGGCCAGCGCCGCATCCAGGTCGGCGATGATGTCGTCGACGGCCTCGATGCCGATCGACAACCGCACCATGTCCTCCGGTACGCCTGCCGCCTGCAGTTCCTCCGGCGTCAACTGTGAATGCGTGGTGGTCGCGTTGTGGATCGCCAAGCTCTTCGCATCACCGATGTTGGCCAGATGGCTGAACAGCTGCAGCGACTCGATGAAGCCACGACCGGCGTCGCGGCCGCCGACGATGCCGAAGGAGACCAGGCCGCCGTACCCGTGTCCGGTGAAGATCCGGTCGGCGACCTCCTTGTCCGGGCTGCCGGGCAGTCCGGGATAGTTCACCCAGGCCACCTTCGGATGCTCCGACAGGTACTGCGCGACGGCCAGGGCGTTCGCACTGTGGCGTTCCATCCGCAGGTGCAGGGTCTCCAGCCCCTGCAGGAACAGCCAGGCGTTGAACGGTGCGACCGAGGCGCCGGTGTTGCGCAGCAGCACGGTACGGGCGCGGATGATGTAGGCGGCCGGGCCGGCGGCCTCGGTCCAGACGACACCGTGATAGGCCCCGTCGGGCCCGGTCAGGTTCGCGAACCGGGCAGCGTGGGCGTTCCAGTCGAACCTGCCGGAGTCGACGATCACGCCACCGATGGAGGTTCCGTGACCACCGATGTACTTGGTCGCCGAGTGCACCGCGACATCCACACCGTGATCGAATACTCGCGCCAGATAGGGCGTGGTGGCGGTGTTGTCGACGATGAAGGGCAGTCCGAGGGCGTGCGCGGCGGCGGACCAGGCGTCGAGATCGATCACATTGATCTTCGGATTGCCGACGGTCTCGCCGAACAACAGCTTGGTCCGGTCGTCGACCAGTTCGGCCAGTGCCGCCGGATCGGCCGGGTCGACGAACCGTACCTCCACCCCGAACTGGGGCAGGGTGTGGGCGAACAGGGCGTAGGTGCCGCCGTAGAGGGTCGACAGGGCGACGATGTTGTCCCCCGCCCCGGCCAGATTCAGCACCGCGTACGTGGTTGCGGCCGATCCCGATGCGGTGGCCAGGGCGCCGATGCCGCCTTCGAGTGCGGTGATCCGCTCCTCGAACACGTTCTGTGTCGGGTTCATGATCCGGGAGTAGATGTTGCCCGGTTCCCGCAGCGCGAACAGATCGGCGGCATGTTCGGTGGAGTCGAAGACGTAGGACGTGGTCTGGTAGATCGGCACCGCCCGGGCATTGGTCGCCGGATCGGGTTGTTCCTGTCCGGCATGCACGGCCAGGGTCTCGGGTGCCAGCTGCCGTTCGGCGGCAGATTCGGTCATCGTCATACTCCTTTGTTCACGGGCTTTGTTCACGGGCTGGTTCACGGGGGCCGACGACCAGTCTGGACACGAAAGTGGACCGTTTCGCTGTGTATTGGCATCCGGTACGTGCTCGGTCAGCCGCCGATCGCGGTGGTTCCGGCGAGCCGCTTCAGCAGATCGGCCGTGGGCGCCACCCCACCGTGGGTGACCACCTCGGTCCGTCCGCCACCCCCGTCTGCAGGGATCCGGCGCAGCGTCTGGGCCACCACCGCCGCCGAGGAGTCGAAGATCTCCACCCCGGGGAGGAGTGCCCGGATCCGGTCGGCGACCAGCGGATAGTGGGTGCAGCCCAGGACCACCCCTTCGACGTCGTCGGGGGTGGCCCGCACAGCCTCGGCCAGGGCCAGCTCGATCCGCTCGGCGTCGTCGTGGTCGATCGCCTCGGCCAGCCCATGGCAGGCGACCGCGGTGACCTCCCGGTCGGCGGCGAAGGTCCGGATCAGATTGGCCTGGTACTCGCTGGCGGTGGTCGCCGCGGTGGCCCAGACGGCGAAGCGCCGGCAGCGGGCCGCAGCAGGTTTGATCGCCGGTACGGTCCCCACCACCGGCACACCGTCCCCGACCCGCTCTCGTACCTGCTGCAAGGCGATCACCGAAGCGGTGTTGCAGGGCAGGACGATGCCGCGCGCGCCACGATCCAGACTCTCCTGCACCAGATCCAGCACCCGTCCGCGTACCCATCCGGCAGGCTTCGGCCCCCAGGGGGCACCGGCCGGGTCGTTGGCCAGCAGCAGGTCGGCCTCCGGTCGTGCCCGGCGCAGCAGGGTAGCGGTCGGCAGCAACCCGAGACCGGAATCGATGAGCGCGATCACGGTGCCGAATCTAGTCCTTGTCGGTGACTCCCCGGGGTCCGGCACGGCGGGCTCACCCGTAGGCTGTCGGCATGAGCGAACCCCTGCCGGAGTTGGACGAATCCACTTTCGACTCGGTGCTCTGTGTGGTCGCCCATCCCGATGACATCGAGTACGGCCTGGCCGCCGCGGTCGCGAAGTGGACCGCTGCCGGGAAAGCGGTCAACTACTTCCTGTTGACCCGCGGTGAGGCCGGGATCGACTCGATGGATCCCGCCGAGACCGGACCGCTGCGCGAGGCCGAGGAGCGGGCCAGTGCCGCGGTGGTCGGTGTCGACCGGGTCGAGTTCGGGGAGCAGGCCGACGGGGCGATCGTGTACGGGCTCGGGCTGCGACGCGAGATCGCGGCGGCGATCCGCCGACACCGGCCGGGGCTGGTGATCACGTTGACCCGGACCGAGACCTTCGCCGGCGGCGGGTTGAACCAGGCCGATCATCGCGCAGTGGGGCTGGCGACCCTGGATGCGGTGGCCGATGCCGGCAACCGCTGGATCTTCACCGATCTGGCCGAGGACGGACTGCAACCCTGGTCCGCCTCCTGGGTCGCCTTCGCCGCCGCCCCAGAGGCGACCCATGTCGTCGACGTCAGCGGGTACTTCGACGCCGCGGTCGCCTCGTTGGCCGAGCACCGCGCCTATCTCGAGGGTCTCGGTGGACAGGCGCCGGACCCGGCCGAGCTGCTGCAGGGCATCCTCGGTGGTGCCGCCGAGCGGGCCCCCGGTGCGGAGCATGCGCTGCTGCTGGAGGCACACCAACTCTGAGGCCGATCAAAGGTTTCCGGTCGGGGATCGGCGATCGTCACCGGGCCGGCAGTCGCTCCGGTTCGCCGACGGTCGCGGCCAGAGCCAGCAGCGCCCGATGGGCCGTCGGATCACCGGTGAGTTCGGGGTGCAGGGACAGCGCGATCAGGTTCTCGTACCGGACGCCGAGGATTCGCGGTACGCCGCCGATGCTCGCCCGGATCAGCACCTCCACCCCGGCCCCGATCGCGATCACCTCCGGCGCCCGGATCGCGGCTGCCCGGATCCGGCCTTCCGGTTCACCCGGCCAGTGCCAGCCGGCGCTGAGTTCCATCGAATCCACCTGCGGGCCGAAGGCATTGCGGCGTACCTCGATCGGCAGCAGTCCGAGCGATCGCTGTCCCGGGGCGGGATTCTCGATCCACTCGGCCAGCAACACCATGCCGGCACAGGTTCCCAGCGTCGGCAGACCGTTCGAGATGGAGTTGATCAAGGCCTCCCGCAGACCGGCCAGGTCGATCAACCTGCCGATCACCGAGGACTCCCCGCCGGGGATGATCAACCCGTCGAGCTGATCAAGATCAGCGGGTCGACGCACCTTCCGCGCCCGCGCGCCGAGCGAGCTGATCATGCGTTCGTGTTCGGCGACACCGCCCTGCAGTGCCAACACGCCGATCTGTGGCGTACCCACCGTCGGCCCCTCCTGTGCGGTCGTCGTCACCAACCCCGCTCGGCGAGCCGGTGCGGTGCCGGCAGTTCGGCGACGCTGATCCCGACCATGGCCTGGCCGAGCCCGCGGGAGGCCTCGGTGACGGCGGCGATGTCGTCGTGGAAGGTGGTTGCCTTCACGATCGCCGCTGCGCGGGCCGCCGGGTCGCCGGAGAGGAAGATGCCGGAGCCGACGAACACACCTTGGGAGCCGAGCTCCATCACCAGCGCCGCATCGGCCGGGGTGGCGACACCGCCGGCGGTGAACAGCACCACCGGCAGGGTCCCGGTGGCCGCGACCTCGGCGACCAGCTCGTAGGGCGCCTGCAATTTCTTGGCCCGGGTGTACAGCGTCTCCGGCGCGACGGCGTGCAGGGCCTGCAACTGCGCGATCTCGGTTCGGATGGTACGGATGTGGCGTACCGCCTCGGAGACGTCACCGGTGCCCGCCTCCCCCTTGGAGCGGATCATCGCCGCCCCCTCGGTGATCCGCCGCAGCGCCTCACCGAGATTGGTCGCACCACAGACGAAGGGCACGGTGAAGTCGTGTTTGTCGATGTGGTGGACGTAGTCGGCCGGGGACAGCACCTCGGATTCGTCGATGTAGTCGACGCCGAGCTGTTCCAGGATCCGTGCCTCCACGGTGTGCCCGATCCGGGCCTTGGCCATCACCGGGATCGAGACCGCGTCCACGATCTGGGAGATCAGTTCCGGGTCCGACATCCTGGCGACACCACCCTGGGCGCGGATGTCGGCCGGTACCCGCTCCAGCGCCATCACCGCGACCGCACCGGCGTCCTCGGCGATCCGGGCCTGTTCGGCGGTGACCACGTCCATGATCACTCCGCCCTTCAGCATCTCCGCCAGACCACGCTTGACCAGTCGGCTCCCGGTGGCCGGGGTGGGGTCGTTCGTCGGATCGGTGGTCGCAGCAGTCGGGTCGGCAGCGTCGAGAGTCTGGGTCATGGGGTCGATCCTGCTCGCAATACTGGACCATTGAAAGATCCAGAATTCACGGTTATGAGTGGACCACTTCGACGGAAAGACCGTAGCCTTCCGCCATGCGTCACCCCCGAGAGGTGGATCTGCCGATCACCGTGGACCGGTCCTCACCCGTGTCCCTGGCCACCCAGATCACCCTCGGGGTACGCGAGGCGATCGAGACCGGCCTGCTGCTTCCCGGCGATCCGCTGCCGTCGACCCGGGCCTGGGCCAAGCGCCTGGCGGTCTCCCGGGGGACGATCGTGGCGGCCTTCGAACAACTCGACGGTGAGGGCTGGCTGGTCGCCGACCGCGGGGCGACCCGGGTCGATCCGGACCTGGCACGTCACCCGCGTGCCGTCGCTCCCCGCGCCGCTGCCCAGCCTGAACCGGCCCGGACTGGTGTCGACCCGGCGCCGGCCGGCCTGGATCTGCGACCGGGGTGGCCCGATGTGTCGAGGCTCGTGGACCAGGGCTGGCGCGCGGCCTGGCGTGCGGCGGCCGATCATCCTTGGACGGACCATCCCGCGGAGGGGTCGGTGGCGCTGCGTACTGCCCTGGCCGAGCATCTGCGGTTGACCCGCGGGACGAATCCCGAACCGCAGGAACTGATGATCACCGCCGGGGTACGCGAGGGGCTGCAACTGTTGTTGACCGTTCTCGCCCTCGACCGCCGGAGACCGCTGCTGGTCGCCGTGGAGGATCCCGGCTTCCCGGCGTTGCGCCAGGTCGTCACGTCGCTGGGCCACCGACTGTTGCCGATCGCCGTGGACGAACACGGACTGGGGCCCGAGCTGTTGACCGAGTTGGCGGAGTCCCCGGATCTGTTGTTGTTGACCCCGGGCCATCAGTATCCGCTGGGCGGGGCGATGCCGGTCTCCCGACGGTTGGACCTGCTGGGTTGGGCGCAGGAGCACGATGCGTTGTTGATCGAGGACGACTACGACGGTGAGCTGCGGTTCGACGGACCCCCGTTGCCGGCACTGGCCGCCCTGGATCGCCGGACGAGTCCGCACGGTGACCGGGTGGTGATGCTCGGGTCGTTCGCCAAGTTGCTCGCACCGGGGCTCGGTATCGGCCAC comes from the Naumannella halotolerans genome and includes:
- a CDS encoding PLD nuclease N-terminal domain-containing protein is translated as MIRYLPIVVAVALMIFCIVEVAQSPKDAVRLMPRWLWFFAIVLLPVVGAILWLVFGRPTARTLAENDQTKPASPDDDPDFLRRL
- a CDS encoding pyridoxamine 5'-phosphate oxidase family protein: MSSPQVSRPTMPDGYGLPDSPAGLLDWPTVAQRLIDAKHYWLSTVRPDGTPHSVPRWGVWVDDRFYYDGAPTTRHVRNLQTNTAVTLTLESGAQAVIVEGRSVATCADPETLGAQLSAAFAKYAGDGYSPGADAWSGADGGGLRVIVPERVLAWLDFPTDCTRFTFG
- a CDS encoding flotillin family protein, with protein sequence MFELMAFLPIVLIVLVVLIVIIFIARRYKVAGPNEAYIVTGRRGAKPVKNPETGEVTTDLSGQKVVMGAGVFVIPFVQRLHILDLSSRRIMVQIRGAVSGQGIKLNVDGVAIVKVGGNEDSIRAAAQRFLAQQDEIETFTQETLAGSLRSIVGSLTVEQIIRDRAAFAQRVADESESSLTGQGLVLDTFQIQDITDDGTYLADLGRPESARVGQVAAIAEAAARQESEQASIAAEQEIAVAQRTLMLKQAEIKSETDAASAQAAAAGPLAQADRDQAVLSEQEKVAVRQAALKERQLDTEVRKPADAERYRVETEAEGRRNSEILEAEAHKAAAIAAAEAEAEKSRLTGEGERSRRNALAEAEAIEGAKRGEAERARRTAEADATRAEGEAEAAAILAKGEAEAEAMNKRADAFARYNEAAVLQMLVEALPQVAREVAAPMQAIDKLTVVSTDGAGELPKQVTGNIVETMELIKNTTGVDLSKLVEKYSDGASSAPSPDAVVLPDEQS
- a CDS encoding NfeD family protein → MAVAFMVVGGVGAAILIVAMVLGDFFDGLQVFDGLQDFGGDFFSLAGVSGAIAAFGFGAAALLMFGLSVPIAIGGGVVAAIGLGALAGFLTAKLKSDAGDTSTVRRDSVVGSRGRVITDIPSDGLGVVQVTVNGHVTRLNARAEQPLTSGTPVQVDRVLTATSAMVVPTHPAEPDGPAELLD
- a CDS encoding phosphoribosyltransferase; this encodes MASDPSPEREILTYATFGSAIRELAQTVADSGYEPDIVLSIARGGLPVGGALGYALGVKNVSVVNVEFYTGVDERLDLPVMLPPTPDVVDLAGAKVLIADDVADSGKTLELVRAYCADQVAEARTAVLYTKPRSIIQPEYSWKDTDQWIVFPWSAEPPVTANAVQTEA
- a CDS encoding rhomboid family intramembrane serine protease encodes the protein MSQALSTRGSTEGVLARALPPAVLAALMWVSELIDTVLGGFLDRFGIQPRDVDALPGILAAPFLHGDLAHLIANTGTFVVLGIGVALLTRHFWSVTIGVTVLGGLGVWLLGPPNTVHIGASGVIYGYLTFLVCYGFVARKTLAIIVAVAVFLLYGGIVWGVLPGTPGVSWQGHLFGAIAGVLLAIWLGRRDRRKRTPSLGH
- a CDS encoding O-acetylhomoserine aminocarboxypropyltransferase/cysteine synthase family protein, producing MTESAAERQLAPETLAVHAGQEQPDPATNARAVPIYQTTSYVFDSTEHAADLFALREPGNIYSRIMNPTQNVFEERITALEGGIGALATASGSAATTYAVLNLAGAGDNIVALSTLYGGTYALFAHTLPQFGVEVRFVDPADPAALAELVDDRTKLLFGETVGNPKINVIDLDAWSAAAHALGLPFIVDNTATTPYLARVFDHGVDVAVHSATKYIGGHGTSIGGVIVDSGRFDWNAHAARFANLTGPDGAYHGVVWTEAAGPAAYIIRARTVLLRNTGASVAPFNAWLFLQGLETLHLRMERHSANALAVAQYLSEHPKVAWVNYPGLPGSPDKEVADRIFTGHGYGGLVSFGIVGGRDAGRGFIESLQLFSHLANIGDAKSLAIHNATTTHSQLTPEELQAAGVPEDMVRLSIGIEAVDDIIADLDAALAKA
- a CDS encoding glutamate racemase is translated as MIALIDSGLGLLPTATLLRRARPEADLLLANDPAGAPWGPKPAGWVRGRVLDLVQESLDRGARGIVLPCNTASVIALQQVRERVGDGVPVVGTVPAIKPAAARCRRFAVWATAATTASEYQANLIRTFAADREVTAVACHGLAEAIDHDDAERIELALAEAVRATPDDVEGVVLGCTHYPLVADRIRALLPGVEIFDSSAAVVAQTLRRIPADGGGGRTEVVTHGGVAPTADLLKRLAGTTAIGG
- a CDS encoding PIG-L deacetylase family protein; this translates as MSEPLPELDESTFDSVLCVVAHPDDIEYGLAAAVAKWTAAGKAVNYFLLTRGEAGIDSMDPAETGPLREAEERASAAVVGVDRVEFGEQADGAIVYGLGLRREIAAAIRRHRPGLVITLTRTETFAGGGLNQADHRAVGLATLDAVADAGNRWIFTDLAEDGLQPWSASWVAFAAAPEATHVVDVSGYFDAAVASLAEHRAYLEGLGGQAPDPAELLQGILGGAAERAPGAEHALLLEAHQL
- the pdxT gene encoding pyridoxal 5'-phosphate synthase glutaminase subunit PdxT, with translation MTTTAQEGPTVGTPQIGVLALQGGVAEHERMISSLGARARKVRRPADLDQLDGLIIPGGESSVIGRLIDLAGLREALINSISNGLPTLGTCAGMVLLAEWIENPAPGQRSLGLLPIEVRRNAFGPQVDSMELSAGWHWPGEPEGRIRAAAIRAPEVIAIGAGVEVLIRASIGGVPRILGVRYENLIALSLHPELTGDPTAHRALLALAATVGEPERLPAR
- the pdxS gene encoding pyridoxal 5'-phosphate synthase lyase subunit PdxS, whose translation is MTQTLDAADPTAATTDPTNDPTPATGSRLVKRGLAEMLKGGVIMDVVTAEQARIAEDAGAVAVMALERVPADIRAQGGVARMSDPELISQIVDAVSIPVMAKARIGHTVEARILEQLGVDYIDESEVLSPADYVHHIDKHDFTVPFVCGATNLGEALRRITEGAAMIRSKGEAGTGDVSEAVRHIRTIRTEIAQLQALHAVAPETLYTRAKKLQAPYELVAEVAATGTLPVVLFTAGGVATPADAALVMELGSQGVFVGSGIFLSGDPAARAAAIVKATTFHDDIAAVTEASRGLGQAMVGISVAELPAPHRLAERGW
- a CDS encoding PLP-dependent aminotransferase family protein, encoding MRHPREVDLPITVDRSSPVSLATQITLGVREAIETGLLLPGDPLPSTRAWAKRLAVSRGTIVAAFEQLDGEGWLVADRGATRVDPDLARHPRAVAPRAAAQPEPARTGVDPAPAGLDLRPGWPDVSRLVDQGWRAAWRAAADHPWTDHPAEGSVALRTALAEHLRLTRGTNPEPQELMITAGVREGLQLLLTVLALDRRRPLLVAVEDPGFPALRQVVTSLGHRLLPIAVDEHGLGPELLTELAESPDLLLLTPGHQYPLGGAMPVSRRLDLLGWAQEHDALLIEDDYDGELRFDGPPLPALAALDRRTSPHGDRVVMLGSFAKLLAPGLGIGHILPPASLRPALVEHRRAVGGPVPAIVQDALTAYLQAGELRRHTSRMRRLYRQRRSLAVQALGDIEEIGLRPMDGGLHCVIELHGDPGVEPKIIERCREAGLLVSGLSQYWSEGSPARPQPGLVIGLGSADLPSGLQLLRRVLTRRD